The sequence below is a genomic window from Anopheles cruzii chromosome 3, idAnoCruzAS_RS32_06, whole genome shotgun sequence.
AAAGTGATGTTACCGGCCAACGCACAGCACATGTGTTGGTGACCCGTTCCCACGATGCCGGCATACAATGTAGTTTGGTATTTGTTGTGGCTCCCTAATGTTGCGTCCCAATATAAAAACCTGCTACGGCCACTTGCGGCCATTCATTCAAACCCTATCGGCCAGAGTTAACTCACGCATTGTTCGCCAGCATGGATTTCTACTACAGCATTATTTCCCCGCCCTGCCAAAGCGTCTTGTTGGTCGCTCGCAAACTGGGAATAACCTTGAATCTGAAGAAAACGAACGTGCACGATCCGGCTGAAAAGGATGCTTTGACGAAGGTAGTGTGAAAGTGTGTTCTATCGTGGTGCGTCGTCGATTTAACATATCCGTTCAATTTCCCGTGCAGCTCAATCCTCAACATACGATCCCGACCCTTGTGGATAATGGACACGTCGTGTGGGAGTCGTACGCGATCGTGCTGTATCTCGTGGAAAAGTACGGCAAGGATGACAAGCTCTACCCGAAAGATCCGAAGGTGCGATCCGTCATCAACCAGCGTCTGTTCTTCGACATTGGTACGCTGTACAAGAACATCATTGCAGTCGTTGGACCTATAATGAGGAAGGAGCAACCCTCCGATGAACTGAAAGAGAAGCTGAAGCAAGCGATCGATCTGATGGAATTGTTTGTATCCAAACGCTCATACGCCGCTGCCGATCACCTCACGGTGGCCGATCTTTGCCTAGTGGGTTCGGTAAACGCACTGAGCTGGATGAAGTTCGATCTGGAAGGGTATCCTGGCATCAAAGCCTGGATGGCCAGAGTGGCAGCCGAAGTTCCACACTATGCCGAGGTCCGGAAGGAGGCTGATGAAGCTACCAAAGAGTATATGGCCACCCGTAAGTGAGTCCTACCGGATAGTGGTAATCATATTATCGTTTTTAAACATCGCTTACAATGCTTAATGAAGAACGGAAGCCCTAGCGAATAGCTGGTGCATGTACGGACGCACGCGTGTAGCCTTGGTCGTTAATAGAGGTCACTATTTTTAttcatcgatcgataaatGAACGTTCAGAAAATTGTGTCGATAtgcgtaaataaataattacttGTCGTACAGATTGTAACCAAAGATTTGAACTCGTTTTAGTGTATTGATTTATTGAAATCATATTCGGTGCCACGCACTAGGCGTGTGTTCTCCATCAACTTGCCATGACTTATGAATATTTCATGGAGTCAAATATACTTTTGATGACCGAACATTAATAGATATAATTCATGCAAACATAAATCGTGAAAAAACCAAACTGTTTGGTTTTGATGTATTTGTTTCAGAGTAATTGCACGAACGTTTTTTCTTATTGTGCTAAAAAAAATCACGTTTAGTTCTAGAACATCGCGAAACGCTTCCGAAAAGCTGAGATTAGATAAGGGTGTTACAGCAAGACAAATGTATTTCCAAGTGCCCCAGCAAGTGGCGAGCGTCCTCGTGGCCATGCGCTACCAGCTTGCTGTATTTCAAATGGCGTAACAATGATAAGAGGCTCATTATTGATAACGAACCCACAATCAGGGGTGTGTCTGCCATTTTACTTACGTCAAGatactttaaaaaatatttcgggGATTCGCCGTCCACGATAGATTAGGGTGCGCCAGTATCGTTCTGGACAGTGCGCGCAATGGATCTCTACTACCACATCCGGTCACCGCCGTGTCAATCGGTTGTGTTTCTCGCCAAACACATGGGTCTCGAGTTAAACTACAAAACTATCAACGTGTACGATGCAAACGATTTGGAGACACTTAAGAAGGTTGGGCTTCACATCTTTAGGCCTGCAGCTGGTAACGCATGTGATACTTTGATAACCAAAGCCGATTCGTCTATTAGATTAACCCACAGCACAAAATTCCCTCGTTGGTTGATAATGGGCACTTGGTCTGGGAATCGTATGCGATACTGATCTACTTAGTCGAGAAATACGCCGTGGATGATAGCCTCTATCCACTTGATCCAACCGAGCGTTCGGTGGTCAATCAACGGCTTTTCTTCGACATCGGTACACTCCACGACAGCATGATGTCCTTCCTTTGGTTCTACATCCGAAAACAGCCGGCCACGGACGAAGTTGTGACTAAATTGAAGCGCGCCCTCGACCTACTGAATACGTTTCTACAGGATCATCCGTACGTGGCCGGGCAAAAGCTAACGATCGCCGATTTTCCTTTATTCGTTAGTGTTTCTTCACTGAGTTGGGGTCAGTACGATTTTACTCCCTATCCTAGAATAGAAAGCTGGGCAGCCAAGATGTCGAAGCACATTCCCGAGCTAGAGACGATGCGTAAAAAAGCAGACGAGGGAATTAAAGCGTTGATAGCATCGAGAGCTGGTcaaagcacaaaacaaaaggacAGTACTGCTATAAGTACCATAAACTAATACCTATTCCAAATAAGTTTACGCTAGTGAAGTTCAGATACTTGTGGGACTCTgaataaaaaaatccaatGTGTGCAGTAGGTATCACTTCCGAAAGAGCATGTTAGCAAAGTTGTTAAAATTTTTCTGCTTTAAAGTGCACTCTAGCGTCCGGATGGCTGGCTCGTGGTCGATGGTTTATGATGACTTGCAGAACGGAAAAAGCGCATTGTAGTGATAAGataagcaaaacaaagttgcCCAATAGGACAtgtacaaaaacaaatcacccTCGCATCAGCGTGGGGGTTTCGCACCCTCTAAAGACCGATAAGTTTATCCCACAGTGCTCTGACCATTTTATTGAGCTCACGTACGCAACTTCCCGGGGTGACTCGTTAACAATCAAGCACGGGTTGGCTCGAGCGATAACCATTCTGCTAGCTGTGAGGTCTCGTGCCACTGTTTCTTGCGAATAGACCGTTTGATCATTGGCCATTGCTTTGTTCATTAGCTACAGTCAGTGAGCTGCTAGCATCCTGTTGGCTGTTAGTTGTGCTTGGGAGTGGTTTCTGCTTCGTTTGAAGCTCTGTAaagtgctgttgttgctgctgttcagCGGCACGCATGGTCCGGAATCGATCCAAAAAGCCCTGCGTCCTTTGGGCGGCCTCTTTCGTTATTTCCGTGTAGCCTACCAGCTCCTGTTTGCACTGTTCGTACCATCGGACCACATTGGGATACATGGTGAGATCGAAGTTAAGCGTGCCGTCCAATGCCGCCACCGTAACGGCTGTGGTAAAATCGGCCACGGTAATGTGctccccagccagccagcgacttTCCTGCAGGAAGCGCTCTAGTACCGCCACCGCGTCCTGTACTTTTTTGAGATCCTCGGCTCTGCCCTCCCCTCCGATCAGTATTGGCTGATAGTAGATGTGAATGCTCTTCAAAAGTGTCCCCATGTCGTAGAATAGGCGCTGATTAACTTTTGCCCGCTGTGCAATATCCTTCGGGTAGAGAGTGTCGTCCTTGCCGTACTTTTCGGCCAGATAAATAACGATCGCACCGGACTCCCAAACTACGATGTCCCCATCGACAAGGGTCGGGATGCAGTGTTGAGGGTTAAGCTGTGATCGGAATGTACAGCGACCGAATGAAAGTGTGTGCTTGGCTGCGGAATCGTTGACTTCATCCATACCTTGACGAATTCTGGTTTATAATGATCACGCTTCAGTATATCCATCTCGATGAGATTCACATCGAGCTTTAACCACttcgcaaacaacaacaccactcTACATGGCGGGGCGATGATATTGTAGTACAGATCGAGAGGCATCCTTCAGGGAACTGCTTTCGCTTTCAGGTGCGATACAGCAACAACTGATAAATTAACGACCCGCGGTGGGTCTCGATACGTAACTCGCTGACGCATTGTTTGTTCACCGATGGTTCATCCGTATCTTATCACAATCGCTACCTTATCAACCCCAGCATAGCGCGGCACCAACATTGCTGTATATTGTCATCTGTTGCTGGTGCATAGGAAAAGATTAAACGAGAAATTTTCAACCGTTTGTCAAACGAATACTATCAAGGAAGTTCTGGCAGAACTAAGTCTCCTTGAAGGgcacatttttatttgaaaatttgttattttttcttgtAATTGAAATGCTCGCCGAACTTAACGGCCCCATCGTAGCATATTTCCTGATAACCACTAACGGACTTCTTCACCTGCTCGTACCATCGCTGAATGTGTTGATACTTGCTCAGATCGTGGCCAACCGTGACGTCGATCGTGGTAATACTTGCCAGCACGCACATATCGGCAATGGTGAGATTATCACCGGCCACGAAGCTCGTCTTTTCGAGAAATACCTCGAGGAACTCGAGTGCTTCGTCAAGTTTCGTAACCAGCTCAGGATCTACCTCCTCACCGCGCATTATCGCCGGATAGAAAGCTTGTGAAAACCGCTGGTACAGCGTTCCCATATCGAAGAACAGGCGTTGATTCACCACCGCACGTTTCTTGGCATCTCGCGGATAGTACTTATCATTTTTACCATATTTTTCGCACAAATACGTAACGATCGCACGTGATTCCCACAGGACCACATCGTTGTCCACCAAGGTGGGGATTGTATGTTGCGGATTTAGCTGAAGTAATTGGAATAAACGATTAAAGATAGTAAGTGTTCACAAACCGAGAAACGTACCTTCAAAAACTCGGGCTTCAAATGTTCACCGGCGAAAAGATCCAACTCCTTCAAATTCAACTGAATATTTAGCGCCTTTGCCACCAGCATAACCGACTGGCACGGAGCCGATAGGGCAAGATAATACAGGTCCATTTCGAAGGTTCACAAACTGAGCTCCGCTGCAGCCAAAGAACAACTATGCAATGTTAACGCGATCAAACTAACGGTGGGGCTAACTCCTAAATCGTTATCAGCTCAAGGCAGTATCTGCTGATTGTGCTATGATTCACCCTTTACATTCAATACACGAGaagttaaaaattaaaaatgtaacgAAACTGTAAAAAGCAAGAACGCCACTTCAGTCGTGGATAAAACGGAAATACTTACTCCAAAGGACATTGAATTGCttacaaaaagcaaaaacaaacaaatcagcaACAGTACGAATCGAGCAGTCGGGTGGTGGCTGCTCGAATGAATTGTCACTGTGCCACCCTGTGCGCGAAATGCTTTCAAGAGCAAACGTCAATGAGTCGGTACGCGGATTTGgcgttgttttgtgttgtgctgAACCAAACACAGCAATTAAAGTTAAGGGCATCAATTGCAAACCGGAGCAAAGGACGTCCACGATTGATTTTGGGAACAATTTTTACTTGTGTCCAGTGATGGGTGGCTGTCGGTGTTCCTTTCGCGAGTGCGTGAATGCTACCTCCTGCCGGAAAGAGATGCATTTCTTTCGCTATCCCACCAAGGATCCAGAGCGTTTGCGGAAGTGGGTACAAAATGCCAATCGAATAGAGTTTCTAGATCTGCCGAAGGACAAACTGATGAATAAAGTGGTTTGTCAAGAACACTTTGAGACGAGCATGTTCATGAATTTCTTGCGCGAACGGATAACGAAGCTCGCCGTACCACGGTTGATGCCGTTGGACGGCGGAAGGATGCTGAACGTGGAAACGGATGAATTCTTAGACACGGATTCGATGGAAGAGTGGCGTGTGGGGGAAGTGGCAAGATCAGATGCTGCACCGACGTATAGCGCCAAACAGTCCCCAAATTCATCGGTATACCTAGCCGAACAATTGTTTTTACTTTCTGTGTTCAACTAATTTTTGGAATTTCTTTTCCAGCTTAAAGCCGTGAACAGCCTGGAAGATGAATCGTATACACCGACGttgaagaaagtaaaaattcTCAATTCTCAAGCAGTGATCCTAAACAAAATCAAAAGTGAACTTCCCGCCACCGTATTGCGTATTAAAACCACGAAGAACTGCAAAGTCGCCCCAAGACAAGCGTCGAGTATGAGCGTGGAAAAGGTTTCTGAGATTCCCGATCCCACTGCTACTATCACGATAGAACCCGTTGACAGCTCATCGCAAAACGAAGCTGATATTCTGGTTCACACGATAGAggacgaaaccgaagaaaatgaaCAAGAGCAGTGCGTGGACCAAAAGCCTGCGTTTCACTTGAATTCCCGCCGAGAAGTGGTCAGTCCGATGGAAGTTCGTGACACCGAAACGACCGGCGTGCCGACAGTGGACCCCAATCTTTCGGAAACTCTTGAACGAAACAATCGTGAGATAGCGGATCTAAAGAAGCTCGTCGAGCAGCTATTGAATCGTCCTACACCGCAACCAAGCATTACTAGCCCTCCTGTTGTACCGGTGCCAAcgatgaaaatggaacaaGGTCCCCAGCTCACCAAGGCGCAGCTGTTTAATGGTATCAAGCGATATCTTAACCCGTCGATGGTAACGCTGCTGCGGATGGAGCTGTTTGCGGGAGCCGCTAATCGTGTGTggaaaacggacgaaaaaTCGCTGGCAGTCGACCTGCTCAACATTGGTGAGCAAGTTTACGATCACTTCACGGAAgagtttcgctttcggttaCCATCGAAGAGCGACGCGCGCGTTTGGAAAGATTCCGGGGAAATtgatgccgatgatgcttGTTAGAAGAGGTTTTGCGACATTTAGCAAAACTGCACTGCATCGAGCACACGAACGCGAACTACAAACTATCGATTAATATTGTTCTCTATAGGGGCGTACAGATCTTTACACCGGACTCATTTTTTTGAcaataaacttttattttactCTGATTTTGAAACTGCAACCTCTACATGGTCCTCGTTCTTAGTAAGAAACTTGTACTGCACCTCGTGCACGTATTCGGCCCCCGGGTTCAGCACGGACGTTGGGAAGTTGGCGTGATTGATTGCGTCGGGGAAGTTTTGCGTTTCGAAGCAGAATGCACCGTGCTTGAAATACTTCGCTCCCGCTTTACCCCGTATCGGTGGCTCAGCGGCCCCGTCTTTGACGATGGGTTCCAGCGTTGTCAGTTCGTAAAAATTGACCGTGTTCATCGACCGTGGGCGTATCTGCAAGAAGCATCAAACAATGATATCATCACACCGACTCCAAGCGTCCCCGTTTGTTGTAACTCATAGTTTTACATTATTGTTTGGATCCGGCATAGAATTACTGGTGTAGAGCTGAACACCCGGCTGGT
It includes:
- the LOC128272380 gene encoding glutathione S-transferase 1-like; this translates as MDLYYHIRSPPCQSVVFLAKHMGLELNYKTINVYDANDLETLKKINPQHKIPSLVDNGHLVWESYAILIYLVEKYAVDDSLYPLDPTERSVVNQRLFFDIGTLHDSMMSFLWFYIRKQPATDEVVTKLKRALDLLNTFLQDHPYVAGQKLTIADFPLFVSVSSLSWGQYDFTPYPRIESWAAKMSKHIPELETMRKKADEGIKALIASRAGQSTKQKDSTAISTIN
- the LOC128275284 gene encoding glutathione S-transferase 1-1-like; amino-acid sequence: MDLYYLALSAPCQSVMLVAKALNIQLNLKELDLFAGEHLKPEFLKLNPQHTIPTLVDNDVVLWESRAIVTYLCEKYGKNDKYYPRDAKKRAVVNQRLFFDMGTLYQRFSQAFYPAIMRGEEVDPELVTKLDEALEFLEVFLEKTSFVAGDNLTIADMCVLASITTIDVTVGHDLSKYQHIQRWYEQVKKSVSGYQEICYDGAVKFGEHFNYKKK
- the LOC128270244 gene encoding glutathione S-transferase 1-like; the protein is MPLDLYYNIIAPPCRVVLLFAKWLKLDVNLIEMDILKRDHYKPEFVKLNPQHCIPTLVDGDIVVWESGAIVIYLAEKYGKDDTLYPKDIAQRAKVNQRLFYDMGTLLKSIHIYYQPILIGGEGRAEDLKKVQDAVAVLERFLQESRWLAGEHITVADFTTAVTVAALDGTLNFDLTMYPNVVRWYEQCKQELVGYTEITKEAAQRTQGFLDRFRTMRAAEQQQQQHFTELQTKQKPLPSTTNSQQDASSSLTVANEQSNGQ
- the LOC128274776 gene encoding glutathione S-transferase 1-like yields the protein MDFYYSIISPPCQSVLLVARKLGITLNLKKTNVHDPAEKDALTKLNPQHTIPTLVDNGHVVWESYAIVLYLVEKYGKDDKLYPKDPKVRSVINQRLFFDIGTLYKNIIAVVGPIMRKEQPSDELKEKLKQAIDLMELFVSKRSYAAADHLTVADLCLVGSVNALSWMKFDLEGYPGIKAWMARVAAEVPHYAEVRKEADEATKEYMATRK
- the LOC128274481 gene encoding uncharacterized protein LOC128274481, which translates into the protein MGGCRCSFRECVNATSCRKEMHFFRYPTKDPERLRKWVQNANRIEFLDLPKDKLMNKVVCQEHFETSMFMNFLRERITKLAVPRLMPLDGGRMLNVETDEFLDTDSMEEWRVGEVARSDAAPTYSAKQSPNSSLKAVNSLEDESYTPTLKKVKILNSQAVILNKIKSELPATVLRIKTTKNCKVAPRQASSMSVEKVSEIPDPTATITIEPVDSSSQNEADILVHTIEDETEENEQEQCVDQKPAFHLNSRREVVSPMEVRDTETTGVPTVDPNLSETLERNNREIADLKKLVEQLLNRPTPQPSITSPPVVPVPTMKMEQGPQLTKAQLFNGIKRYLNPSMVTLLRMELFAGAANRVWKTDEKSLAVDLLNIGEQVYDHFTEEFRFRLPSKSDARVWKDSGEIDADDAC